A single Anopheles maculipalpis chromosome 3RL, idAnoMacuDA_375_x, whole genome shotgun sequence DNA region contains:
- the LOC126565787 gene encoding mucin-5AC, giving the protein MMSSVDLRRGTVRWSRRCAEVQYATSLALLLVSLLPSAYSSPVFPFTSFQASRNLRHLPCVVRSTGDEGICMFAIDCFKSNGTHLGVCIDKIFFGSCCQVNDDRLLFDPDITDNSIDHNSAGTFQHFPQSSLMNTHRKPPLTETRLPTTAASNGTKYELLSTSTTTRRTTAKNNRRTTSTVRTTKAPLKVQQKDDMQTTTEYQEFTTFQYVQSSKNPAGSQSTSTTTGGVSKRPAARPSSPSLVTHDNRTSTIRTTTPKPYKNRRPTANKTTTVRPPNRRPPQPLTTTTDIPTTILPSTTRKVPAQNTRQPTTSATIASRKPPSSIAASQTQTTFASRRPTTTHQSSPKTESTTPSVTYSRRPTTTPLLVPLTKPTSNRRRPTTTTTTSTTQTTTTPIDTTRAPRPRPKPTSQVATVPATSLDHLIETNSASSVINSSAAAVPSSTTRSTYPATTIKVTQPTTPTPTPTPASSTKRTTQSEPSVQTSTVKMPESSLELGDTADLATLSRPGLVTWTSILEDTPTERPTVNQGPTTSNSWILIQTLTPEEVIASNQTNQHEPSTSSTHIPPASVEVSFSQDTKLPIESLLPEAAYVYNTVQEEPAQNVLLLPDALSVHSQVTSTLRTPGQTDGVSLEVQAKTTESPIVSTGSSTKQSTIAPVSTTVRHSSIVLSTTDSLTVVTGQGSVSSSVAVEITESLETTPTIVTSTIASSTPTTTIPPASAASTHFTSTVAPTLTTSDMFASVSEQTSSASSEESGTSSTTDGWSSSKRPIDTTSTTETMLVRETTTEAAEESIESATEGSGEEESGSGSEEGSSEEEEEEGEEEGTDESEETTDATTASVENVTDSLSKLTNESTTVMSSTVASSSAPQSTTVSSTSTSLEPNTMTASTLSPVSISAGMTSPGSSSSVHSTTSGNTTTALPLPPATQSNRDPTTEGTTTGMPIKFPEHPASNQTALPTTTTLAMLANVTTDGVTLAPDFLTTSTLPTLEGIDYRSVCGKRMFPEPRIVGGTKAAFGRWPWQISLRQWRTSTYLHKCGAALLNENWAITAAHCVDNVPPSDLLLRLGEYDLALEEEPYGYQERRVQIVASHPQFDPRTFEYDLALLRFYEPVIFQPNIIPVCVPENDENFIGRTAFVTGWGRLYEDGPLPSVLQEVTVPVIENKICETMYRSAGYIEHIPHIFICAGWKKGGYDSCEGDSGGPMVIQRPDKRFLLAGVISWGIGCAEPNQPGVYTRISEFRDWINQILQF; this is encoded by the exons TTCAAGCTAGCAGAAACCTTCGACATCTTCCCTGTGTGGTACGGAGCACTGGCGATGAAGGCATTTGCATGTTTGCTATCGATTGCTTTAAGTCCAACGGTACGCATCTGGGCGTGTGCATCGACAAAATATTCTTCGGATCGTGCTGTCAGGTCAAT GATGATCGGTTGCTCTTCGATCCAGACATAACGGATAACAGCATAGATCACAATTCGGCCGGTACCTTCCAACATTTCCCACAATCCTCTCTAATGAACACGCACAGAAAACCACCACTGACGGAAACGCGTTTACCAACAACCGCGGCGAGCAACGGGACCAAGTACGAACTACTCAGTACCTCTACGACTACTAGACGAACGACTGCAAAGAACAATCGACGCACAACTAGTACCGTACGAACAACGAAAGCTCCTTTAAAGGTCCAGCAAAAAGACGATATGCAGACGACTACGGAGTATCAAGAGTTCACAACGTTTCAGTACGTACAAAGCAGCAAGAATCCTGCTGGCAGTCAATCAACATCCACAACGACTGGCGGAGTGAGCAAACGTCCTGCTGCACGACCCAGCAGTCCTAGTTTAGTTACGCACGATAACCGAACTTCAACCATCAGAACAACGACTCCTAAGCCTTACAAAAATCGTCGTCCTACAGCTAATAAGACGACAACAGTACGACCACCGAACCGACGACCTCCTCAACCGCTAACGACAACCACGGATATTCCAACCACGATTCTGCCCTCAACGACTAGGAAAGTGCCCGCCCAGAACACAAGACAACCAACGACTTCAGCTACCATTGCATCCCGTAAGCCACCCAGTTCGATTGCCGCTTCACAAACGCAAACCACCTTTGCCTCGAGACGGCCAACGACGACTCACCAATCTTCACCGAAGACCGAATCAACAACGCCTTCCGTGACGTATTCTCGTCGACCAACGACAACGCCTTTGTTGGTGCCTTTAACAAAACCGACATCAAACCGAAGACGACCTACCACTACCACGACCACATCAACGAcgcagacgacgacgactccCATTGATACAACTCGTGCTCCCCGACCTAGACCTAAGCCAACGTCACAGGTTGCAACCGTACCGGCTACCTCGTTAGATCACCTGATCGAGACGAACTCTGCCAGCTCTGTAATCAACtccagtgctgctgctgtaccaAGCAGTACCACTAGATCGACCTATCCAGCGACAACCATCAAAGTGACGCAACCCACTACACCAACGCCCACTCCCACACCAGCTTCTTCCACCAAGAGAACCACTCAATCTGAACCATCCGTACAAACATCGACTGTAAAGATGCCAGAATCTTCCCTGGAGCTAGGTGATACCGCTGACCTTGCTACACTCTCCCGACCCGGTCTTGTCACGTGGACAAGCATTCTCGAAGACACACCCACGGAGCGTCCCACTGTGAATCAAG GCCCGACCACTTCCAACAGCTGGATACTCATTCAGACACTAACCCCCGAAGAGGTCATTGCTAGTAATCAAACTAACCAGCATGAACCATCAACCTCCTCCACTCACATACCACCAGCATCCGTCGAGGTGTCCTTCTCGCAGGACACCAAGCTACCGATCGAATCGCTTCTTCCGGAAGCGGCTTACGTGTACAATACGGTTCAAGAGGAACCTGCTCAAAACGTTCTCCTGTTGCCTGACGCACTCTCGGTACATTCGCAAGTAACGTCCACTTTACGAACACCCGGACAGACAGATGGTGTATCCTTGGAGGTACAGGCAAAGACCACGGAGAGTCCCATTGTCAGTACCGGTAGCTCCACCAAACAAAGTACGATAGCTCCTGTAAGCACCACGGTCCGACATTCATCCATCGTGCTGTCGACAACGGACAGTCTTACCGTCGTAACTGGACAAGGATCAGTCTCTTCCAGTGTCGCGGTAGAGATAACCGAATCGCTTGAAACGACACCAACTATCGTGACGTCGACCATCGCTTCATCCACACCGACTACGACGATTCCTCCCGCGAGTGCTGCTTCGACTCATTTTACATCCACCGTCGCACCGACATTAACGACCAGTGATATGTTTGCGAGCGTATCCGAACAGACATCATCAGCATCTAGTGAGGAATCTG GCACATCGTCTACTACCGATGGTTGGTCGTCTTCCAAACGACCTATCGACACGACGTCCACCACGGAAACAATGCTCGTCCGTGAGACCACAACTGAGGCTGCTGAGGAGTCGATCGAAAGCGCAACGGAGGGCAGCGGAGAGGAAGAGTCCGGCAGTGGTAGCGAGGAAGGATCCAGtgaggaagaagaggaagaagggGAAGAGGAAGGAACTGATGAAAGTGAAGAAACTACCGATGCTACCACAGCCTCGGTCGAGAACGTTACCGACTCCCTGAGCAAGTTGACGAACGAAAGCACCACAGTGATGTCTTCCACCGTCGCAAGCTCTTCGGCACCGCAAAGCACAACAGTGTCCTCGACCTCGACATCTCTCGAGCCCAACACTATGACAGCATCAACCTTGTCACCGGTTTCGATCTCTGCCGGCATGACGAGCCCAGGCTCATCCTCATCGGTGCATTCAACGACGTCAGGCAACACGACGACAGCATTACCACTGCCACCTGCCACCCAGTCGAACCGAGACCCAACTACCGAGGGCACGACGACCGGCATGCCCATCAAGTTCCCTGAGCATCCTGCCAGCAATCAGACGGCGCTTCCGACAACGACCACACTGGCGATGCTCGCCAACGTAACCACGGACGGAGTAACGTTGGCACCCGACTTCCTAACCACCTCCACCCTGCCAACCCTCGAGGGCATTGATTATCGATCGG TGTGCGGCAAACGGATGTTCCCCGAGCCGCGTATCGTCGGTGGTACCAAGGCAGCGTTTGGCCGTTGGCCCTGGCAAATCTCGCTGCGTCAGTGGAGAACGTCCACCTATCTGCACAAGTGCGGTGCGGCACTGCTGAACGAAAACTGGGCCATTACAGCTGCCCACTGTGTTGACAA TGTACCGCCGTCGGATCTGTTGCTGCGGTTAGGCGAGTACGATCTGGCATTGGAGGAGGAACCCTACGGTTATCAGGAGCGCCGGGTGCAGATCGTCGCCTCCCATCCACAGTTCGATCCACGAACGTTCGAATATGATCTGGCACTTTTGAG ATTCTACGAACCGGTGATTTTCCAACCGAACATCATTCCCGTCTGCGTGCCGGAGAACGATGAGAACTTCATCGGCCGAACAGCATTCGTTACCGGGTGGGGTCGTCTCTACGAAG ATGGGCCACTGCCGAGCGTGCTACAGGAGGTTACCGTGCCGGTGATCGAGAACAAGATCTGTGAAACGATGTACAGAAGCGCCGGTTACATTGAGCACATTCCACACATTTTCATCTGTGCCGGTTGGAAGAAGGGAGGATACGACTCTTGTGAAG GTGATTCCGGTGGTCCGATGGTAATTCAACGCCCAGACAAGCGGTTCCTGCTCGCCGGTGTCATTTCCTGGGGTATCGGATGCGCGGAACCAAATCAACCCGGTGTTTATACAAGGATATCCGAGTTCCGAGATTGGATCAATCAGATTCTACAGTTTTAA